From the Desulfuromonas thiophila genome, the window CGACCGACCCGTATCGCTGCTGTGCCGGTGGGTTATGCCGATGGCTTCAACCGTCGTCTGTCCGCTGGCGGTGCCGTGCTTATTCGCGGCCAGCGTGCGCCCATCGCCGGCCGGATCTGCATGGACTGGACGCTGATTGACGTGACCGATCTGGCGGACGTCCAAGTCAACGATCGGGTTACCCTGCTGGGCTGCGACGGTGATCAGTGTATCCGGGCCGAGGAATGGGCCGAGCGCATTGGCACCATCGCCTATGAGGTGTTCTGTCAGGTCAGCAAGCGCGTGCCGCGCCACTACCTGGGCCAGACGCTGTTGCCGGCCGCGGAGAGCCCGGCGGCCGCAGGCGGGGTCGTTTCGTGACGGCGTCGCCCGCATTGCAGCTGCTGATCGATCTGGGAACAACCCGCCTTGCCGGCCGTCTGCTCGATGCCCAGGGGGCCTTGCTGGCCGAGGCCGGTCTGGATAACCCGCAGTTTGTTCATGGCACGGATGTGATTCGCCGCTTGCAGGCTGCGACCGAGGGCGCGGCGGCGGAGCTGCAGCAGCAGGCACTGCAGGCCGTGACGCAGCTGACCGCCGAGCTGCTGAGACAGGCGGGACAGCCGCTGGCGGCGGTGCGGCAGGGCCTGCTGGCGGCCAATCCGGCCATGATTACCCTGCTACGGGGCCAGCCCGTGACCGGTCTGCTGCGGCCACCCTATCGGCCACCCTCTCTTGACGGCGTCTGGCTGCACGAAGCCGGACTGCCGCCGCTGTATCTGCTGCCGGCGGTCAGTGGTTTTGTCGGCGGTGATCTGCTGGCCTACGTTTACGGCCAGCTGCCCCTGGTGGGACCAACCCTGCTGATCGATGTCGGTACCAATGGCGAGATGGCTTTGTGGGACGGGCAGGCTTGGTGGTGCAGTTCGGTGGCGGCCGGGCCGACCTTCGAGGGTGCACATCTGGCCTGTGGCATGCGGGCCGAGGCCGGCGCGGTTTATGACGTGGCGGTGGAGGAAGATCGCCTGCGCTTGCGGGTGATCGGCGATGGCCTGCCGCGCGGCCTGTGCGGCAGCGGGCTGACGGCGGCGATTGGCGCGGCGGTGGCCGCCGGCCTGGTGGGCGCGGACGGTGGCCTGCGGCCCGCCGCAGCCATCGACAGCAATCTGGCGCGTTATCTGTGTCAGGACGCTGGTCAGCCGGCCCTGTGTCTCTATCGTGACGCCCGTTGCCAGTTGCTGATCCGCCAGGAAGAGATTCGCCAGTTTCAGCTGGCCAAGGGGGCGCTGCATGCCGGTGCCGAGTGTTTGCTGGAACGGGCCGGACTGGCGCCGCCGGCGCTCGAAAGGGTGTTGCTCAGTGGCGCCCTGGGGCAGGCGCTGGCGCCGCAGACCCTGAAAAACGTTGCCCTGCTGCCGGAATACATGATAAAAAAAGTAAGATTTGTGGGCGCCGGAGTCCTCGTCGGACTCGGGCGCCTTGCTGTCCGGCCCGAGGGGCTGGCGGAGCTCGACGCGTTGCGCCGGGCCATGCGGCCCTATCCGCTGTCGGGCACACCAGCCTTCGAGCAGGCCTTTCTGGCGGCTCTCGATTTCGCCAGCGGGCCAGCCTGAACGGCGTCCTCCCGGTTTTTGCTTGTCAGCCCCGGTGTGACAGGGTAGAAAAAGCCTTTTCTGTCATTGTTCCCTGTTTCTGCCGTGCCGCTGGCGGCGCGGTGTTTTTTTCAGAAAGGATGGTTTCATGGCCACCATCAAACGTGCCCTGATCAGTCTGTCCGACAAGACCGGTATTGTCGATTTTGCCCGTGAACTGGTAGGTTTCGGTGTTGAGATTCTCTCGACCGGCGGTACCGCGAGCCTGCTGCGCCAGGCCGGTCTGCCGGTCAAGGACGTTTCCGAATACACCGGCTATCCTGAAATGCTCGATGGCCGGGTGAAAACCCTGCATCCCAAAGTTCACGGCGGCCTGCTTGGCCTGCGTGACAATCCGGCGCATGTGGCGAAAATGGCGGAGCATGACATCCAGCCCATCGACATGGTGGTGGTGAATCTGTATCCGTTTGAAGCCACGGTGGCCAAGGATGACTGCACCCTGGTGGACGCCATCGAAAATATCGACATCGGCGGTCCGACCATGCTGCGCAGCGCGGCCAAGAACAACCGTTTTGTTACCGTGGTGGTTGATCCGGCCGACTATGCCGTGGTGCTCGACGAGATGCGCGCCAGCAACGGCGCCGTGAGCGAGTCGACCAACTTCGGTCTGGCTGTAAAGGTCTATCAGCATACGGCGGCCTATGATGGCGCCATTTCCAACTGGCTCGGCCGGCGGCTGGAAGAGGGCTGCGTGGCCGAGTTCCCCCCCGCGCTGACGCTGCAGTTTCAGCAGAGCCAGATCATGCGTTACGGCGAAAACCCGCACCAGAAGGCCGCCTTCTATGTGGAGAAGAATGTCGCCGAGGCCTCCATTGCTACGGCCAGACAGCTGCAGGGCAAGGAGTTGTCCTATAATAATATCGGCGATACCGATGCGGCGCTGGAGTGCGTCAAGCAGTTTGGCGAGGGCCCGGCCTGCGTCATTGTCAAGCACGCCAATCCCTGCGGCGTGGCGGTGGGCGCTACGATTCTGGAAGCCTATGAGCGCGCGTTCAGCACCGATCCCGAGTCGGCCTTCGGCGGTATTATCGCGTTTAACCGCGAGCTCGATGGCGCGACGGCCAAAGCCATTTGTGACAAGCAGTTCGTTGAGGTGATTATTGCGCCGGTGGTCAGTGCCGAGGCGGTAGAGATCGTCAAGACCAAGAAAAACGTGCGCCTGCTCGAGTGTGGCCAGTGGCCCGCCCAGCCGGCGGATCGTTTGGAATACAAGCGGGTCAATGGTGGTCTGCTGGTGCAGGATGCCGACCATGCCCTGTATGAGGAGTTGAAGGTCGTGACCAAGCGCCAACCGACGGAGCAGGAGATGAAGGATCTTCTCTTCACCTGGCGGGTGGCCAAATTCGTCAAGTCCAACGCCATCGTCTACGGCAAGGAGAATATGACCATCGGTGTTGGTGCCGGTCAGATGAGCCGCATCAATTCGGCACGTATCGCCGCGATCAAGGCAGAGCACGCCGGACTCGAAGTTCAGGGCTCGGCCATGGCCTCGGATGCCTTTTTCCCGTTCCGTGACGGACTCGATAACGCAGCGGCTGTAGGCGTGACGGCGGTCATCCAGCCCGGCGGGTCGATTCGTGATGAGGAAGTGATTGCGGCCGCTGATGAGCACGGTATTGCCATGGTGTTTACCGGCATGCGTCACTTCCGTCATTAAGCAAGCGGACCTTTTTCGCCATCTCGGCGTTGTCGCCCTGATCAGGTAAAAATGGCTCGTTTCTCCTTTCGTGAGCGTAGCTGGGAACGTTTGGCAGGCAGAAGACAGACAAGAAAGGTTCGAGGATGAAGATACTGGTTGTCGGTGGTGGCGGACGCGAACACGCACTGGTGTGGAAGATTGCCCAGTCCCCCCTGGTTGAAACCCTCTACTGCGCGCCGGGCAATCCCGGCATCGCTGAGTTGGCCGAACTGGTGCCGCTGAATGTTGAGGATGTGGACGGCCTGTGCGCTTTTGCCTTGGAGAAGGGGATCGACCTTACCGTGGTTGGGCCGGAGTTGCCGCTGACGCTGGGCATTGCCGATCGCTTCAAGGCAGCAGGGCTGACTATTTTCGGTCCCAGCCAGGCTGCCGCCCAGATCGAGGGCAGCAAGGGGTTTTCCAAGGACCTGATGGCCAAGTACGGCATTCCGACGGCGGCCTATGCCCGCTTCAGCGAGCGCGATCAGGCGGTGGCCTATGTGAAGGCGCAGGGCGCCCCCATCGTCATCAAGGCCGATGGCCTGGCCGCCGGCAAGGGTGTAATTCTGGCGCAGACGCTGGAGGAGGCTGTTCAGGCCATTGATGAAATTCTGGTCGACGGTGTCTTCGGCGAAGCCGGCAAGTCGCTGGTGATTGAGGAGTTTCTCTACGGCGAGGAAGCCTCTTTCTTTGCCTTTACCGACGGCAAGAATATTCTGCCGCTGGCTTCGGCGCAGGATCACAAGCAGATTTTCGATGGCGACAAGGGCCCCAATACCGGTGGCATGGGCGCTTATTCGCCGGCGCCGGTGGTTACGGACGCACTGTATCAGCGGATTGTTGACGAGGTGGTGCAGCCGACCATCGACGGCATGGCGGCTGAAGGTTGTCCCTACTGTGGCATCCTGTTTGTTGGTCTGATGATCGATGGCGAGAAGATCCGGGTGCTGGAATACAATGCCCGCTTCGGTGATCCCGAGGCCCAGCCCCTGCTCAGCCGCATGAAGTCCGACCTGGTGCCGATATTGCGCGACTGCGCCCGTGGCGAATTGACCACCAGGGCGCTGGAATGGCATGAGGGCGCGGCGGTCTGTGTGGTGCTGGCGGCGGCCGGTTATCCGGCCAGTGTCCGTAAGGGCGATGCGATCAGCGGCCTGACGGCGGCCAACGCCCTTGAGGGTGTGCAGGTGTTTCAGGCCGGCACCGCTCTGTGCGAGGGCCAGCTGGTGACAGCCGGTGGCCGGGTGCTGGGGGTCGTCGGCCGTGCCGCCGATGTGCCGGCAGCCATTGAGCGGGCTTACGCAGGCGTGGCGCAGATCCGGTTCGATGGTGCTCAATGGCGGCGTGATATCGGCCAGAAAGCCTTGCGGCGCCTGCAATCGTCTTGATCAAACCACAGGAGGATAAGGACATGGAACAGGTACAGGTCGGTATTCTGATGGGCAGTGATTCCGATTATCCGGTCATGGCCGAGGCGGCCAAGGCCCTGCGCGAATTCGGCATCGGTTTTGAGATGCTGGTTTCCAGTGCTCACCGTTCGCCCAAACGGACGGCGGAATATGCCGCCAGTGCCGCCGGTCGCGGTATCCGGGTACTGATTGTTGGTGCCGGTGCCGCCGCCCATCTTGCCGGTGTGGTCGCTGCCGAGGCAACCCTGCCAGTGGTGGCCGTGCCGATCGACAGTTCGGCCCTCAAGGGGCTCGATGCGCTGCTGGCCACGGTGCAGATGCCAGCCGGCATTCCGGTTGCCAGCATGGCCATCGGCAAGGCCGGGGCGCGCAATGCCGGCCTGTTTGCCGTGCAGATCCTGGCGACCACCGATGCGGCGCTGGCTGAACGACTGCGCCAGGCCCGCAACGATATGGCGGCGGCGGTGGCGCACAAGAGCGAGCAGTTACAGCAGCGTCTTGCCACGGACGGGCTGTTGTGAGTACAGGATACGGACAGGGTTGGCAAGGCACCACGGCTGCCTGTGCAGCTTGAGGTGCGGAAAAACACCGGGGAAGGTGTTCTTCGGTCTGTGCGGCGGACTTGTGCCTGCCGCTAAATCGTCGGTTCAGACGCGCGTTCGGGGAAGAAATGCGTGGCTTGTGACCGGCAAAAACGTAACTCTGCTGGCGCATGGGAGGCAGCGCCTGCCCAGCAAAGGAGAACTGGCATTTGAGCGGACAACAGCGAACAGTCGTGGCAGCCATCTGGGATTTTTTCTGCTCCCTCAAGCTGTCGATCTTTACCCTCATCGTTCTGGCGATCACCTCGATTATCGGTACGGTGATCCAGCAGAACCGGCCGGCCGAAGAATACTTGCGGTTCTTCAGCGAAAAAACCTACCACCTGCTCAACAGTCTGCAATTCTTCGACATGTACCATTCCTGGTGGTTCATCGGCCTGCTGATTCTGTTCAGTATCAATCTGGTGTGCTGTTCCATCAAGCGGCTGCCGCGCGTGTGGAAGCTGGTACGCCACCCCCAGCTGACGCCGAGTGAGGCGTTGCTGAAAAGCTTTTCCAATGTCGATGAACAACTGGTCACGGGCAGCCTTGCCGAGGTGCGCCAGCGCATGGAGGCTTTTGTGGCCCGCGAATTCGCCCCGCCGGTGTGCAACAGCGGCGAGGCCGGTCTCTATCTTTATGCCGACAAGTCGCGCTACGCCCGTTTGGGGGTTTATGTCACTCATCTGTCGATCCTGATTATCTTTATCGGTGCCATCATTGGCAACCTGTTCGGCTACAAGGCTTTTGTCAACATTCCTGAAGGTGGCAGCGTCGATCAGGTTTGGCTGCGCAGTGGCGGGGTGGCCGATCTGGGGTTCTCGGTGACCTGTGAGGATTTCAGTGTCAGCTTCTACGACAACTCACAGCGGCCGAAAGAATATCGCAGCCTGTTGACCATCAAGGATGGCGGTGAGGTGGTGATCGACAAACGGCCGGTTATTGTCAACGATCCGTTGAGCTACAAGGGCATCACTTTTTATCAGTCGAGCTATGGGCCGGCCGGTGGCGAGGTGCTGTCTGTCAAGGTGAAGCTGCGCGGTACCGACAAGGCCCAGGCCTATGCGTTGCAACGGGGAGAGCGGGCATTGCTGCCCGATGATACCCGTATCCAGCTGGTTGATTTTACGCCTTCGTTTCGCAATTTCGGTCCGGCGGCCAGGTTGCAGGTGCAGCCCGCCAGTGCAGAGGCGTTTTCCGTAACCCTGTTCAAGAACTTCCCGGATTTTGACGACCAGCGGGGTGGTGAGCATATCTTCACGCTGGAGGATTTCGAACAGAAATACTATACCGGGCTGCAGGCGACCAAGGACCCCGGTGTCTGGGTGGTGTGGCTGGGCTGCACCCTGCTGGTGCTGGGCAGCCTGGTGGCCTTTTTCCTGTCGCACCGCCGCCTGTGGGTGGTGCTGAGCGAGAAGCAGGGCAAGGTGCGGGTACGGCTGGTGGGCTCGGCCCATCGTAACCAGCCAGCCTTCGAGCTGTATTTCGATCGTCTCAAGGAAGCCTTTCGCAAGGAGCTGGCCTAGGCTGGCCGGGAGTTGAGAACTATGCAAAGCGGACAGTTGTTCAATCTGGTGACCGTCGGGTATTTCGCCTCCATGGTACTGTTCATAGCCTTTCTGGCGCTGCGCAGCTCGCTGATTGCGCGGTTGGCGACCTGGATTGCCGTGGCTGGTTTTCTTCTGCAGACCGGCGCCATTGGCTTGCGCTGGTATGAAACCTATCAGATCCCTGGAGGTGCCGGTTATGCACCCATGTCGAATCTGTATGAATCGGTGGTGTTCTTTTCCTGGACCATTCTGCTGATTTATCTGCTGATCGATCTGAAATACCGCCAGCCCGCAGTGGGTGCTTTCGTGCTGCCCTTCGCTTTTCTGGCGATGACCTGGGCCCAGCTGCGGCTGGATTCCACCATCTCGCCGCTGGTGCCGGCCCTGCAGAGTAACTGGCTGACCTATCATGTCATTACCTGTTTTCTTGGCTATGCCGCCTTTGCCGTGGCCTGTGGCGTGTCGATCATGTACCTGATCAAGGTGGCCAAGGAAAAGGATGGCGGCAGAGGCCCGGCCGGCGGAATTGTCGGCCAGTTTCCCAGCGCCAAGGTGCTTGACGATCTTAACTACAAGGCCATCATGATTGGTTTTCCCCTGCTGTCGCTGGGGATCATTACCGGCGCAGCCTGGGCCAATTACGCTTGGGGAACCTACTGGAGCTGGGACCCGAAGGAAACCTGGAGCCTGATCGTCTGGTTTATCTACGCCGCCTTTCTGCATGCCCGAATTACCCGTGGCTGGGCTGGCCGGCGGGCGGCGGTGCTGTCGATCGTTGGCTTCGCCGCTACCATCTTCTGCTATCTGGGCGTCAACCTGCTGCTGGCCGGTCTGCATTCCTACGGTTCCTAGTCGCTGAGCCAGCAGCGCTGTTTGTCCGGGGAGACCGTCTGACGGTCTCCCCGTTTTTTACCGTCCCGGCCCGTTTGTCGGGACCTTAAGCAGGGCGGGGAGGCAGAGCGATGGAGCAGGGACAGCAACCGGAAGCGCCGGAGACTCTGCTGGCCGCCGATGAAACCCTCGACAGCGTACAGGACGCCGGCCTGCGGCTGATCCAGCCCCGCCAGGGGTACCGCTTTTCCTTCGATCCGCTGGTGCTGTGTGATTTTGCCCGGCTTGATGGGGTACAGCATCTGCTTGACTTAGGCTGCGGCTGCGGTCTGATGGCTCTGCTGGCGGCGCGGCGCCAGCCTGCGCTGCGGGTGACCGCCATCGAGGTGCAGCCTGCCCAGGCAGACCGGGCACGGCGCAATGTCTGTCTCAATGGTCTGGAATCGCAGGTGCGGGTGGTCTGTGGCGATGTGCGGCAGTGGGCGCCGACGGCGCGGCAGAGCTGTGACCTGGTGCTGTGCAATCCGCCCTTCAGGCCGGCACAGGCCGGTCGTCAAGCCCTGGACGCCGAGCGCCGCGCGGCCCGTCACGAACAACATGGCACCCTGGCTGAACTGCTGAGTGCTGCAGGTCAGGTGCTGAGCCATGGCGGCCGCTGTGCGCTGGTGCATCTGGCCGAACGCCTGACCGACGTGCTGGAAGCCATGCGTCGGGCCCGGCTGGAGCCCAAACGCTTGCGACTGGTGCACAGTCGTGCCGGCCAGGATGCCTGTCTGGTGCTGGTGGAGGGGCGTAAGGGCAGCCGTCCGGGGCTGAGGGTGCAGTCACCGTTGCTGCTGCAGGATGAAGAAATCTAGGAGCGCAGTTGCTGACGCAGACGCTCGGCCTTGTGGCGGCGCTGGTGGGCTTGGATCAGGCGCTGCAGGGCGGCTCGCACCTGTGGGTCGGCGATGGCGGCGGTCAGGCGGGAGATGGCAGCCAGTTCCAGGCTGTTGAGTTCGGGCAGCGTTTCCTTGTGCTCAATGCGCTGAAGACGGGTGGCTACCGGTCGGCGGCGCAGAAAGATGCCCTCGATGGGATGGTCGCCGAGCTGGGCGTTGAGGCTGGCGAGCAGGCGCGGTTTGAGGAGTTGCAGCTGCTGCATCCAGACTGGATGGTCAACCTCAACCTCCAGAATCTGCTGGCGCAGACGTACCGGCCGGGCATGGCAGGCGATGGTCCGACCGACCGTCTGGTCCCACAGTTGCCAGATGGCGTGTTGCTCAATGCGGTTGCGAATGCCCAGCGAGCCGAACAGCTGGTTGAGGATATCGCGGCTGCGTTCCGGCGTGGCACGCCCACGGTTGTTACGGCTCATGACCGACCGGGCTGCTGCAGACGCAAACGCAGCCAGCCGCCGCCGAACTGGCCGAGCAGGGCGCCGAGAATCGACAGGGGGATAACCTGCCAGTCGAGGGCAAAATGCAGCCGCAGCCACAGCAGCAGAGGAATGGACAGGTGGATGTAGGCGAACCAGGCCAGCGAGCGTTTGACGACACCCTGACGCAGGTAGCCCAGCGGTAGATTAACCAGTACCGCGGTGCCGGCCAGCAGGGCGATTTTGAGGCCGAAAGGGGTCAGCTGCATGCCGGATCCACAGAAAATGAGGTGCGAGGCGGGCTGGTCTTGCCGGAGAAAACCAGCGTACCTTAGCCATTTGGCAGGCGGCTGTCAATGTGAAGAACCCGCAAAGGAGCCAGGATATGCGCATGGTCGGGCCGGATCAGTGTCTGCTGGTGTTTGATTCCCTGCACCGCGTCATGCGGGCCGAGCAGCTGCTGCAGGAGCGTTTCAGCGTGTTGCTGGTGCCACTGCCGCGGGTGTTGTCGTCCGATTGCGGCATGGCACTGCGTATCCTGGCGGCTGAGGGGCCGGCCATCGCCGCCAGCCTGCAACAGGCGGAGCTGATGGACTATCGTTGCTACCAGCCGACGGCGACAGGTTTCGCCGTTGTCGATCTGCCGGCGCAAGAATCTTGACAAGCCACTGATGGCCCTTTATAGTCCCCTATTTGCCACTTTGCAGCCTTAAGCCGGAAAGCAGCGGAACCGCCATGTTCGACCAACTCAGTGATAAGTTTGATGCCGTCTTCAAAAAGTTGCGCGGTCAGGGGCGCCTGACCGAAGCCCATGTGACCGAAGCCCTGCGCGAGGTGCGCCTGGTGCTGCTTGAGGCCGACGTCAATTTCAAGGTCGTCAAGGATTTTGTCGCGGCGGTGCAGCAGCGTGCCGTTGGTAGCGATGTGCTGAAAAGCCTGACGCCGGCTCAGCAGGTGATCAAGATCGTGCGCGACGAGCTTGGCCGGCTGATGGGTGAAGGTGAGGATAATGCCCTTGACCTGGCCGCCAGCCCGCCGGTCGCCATCATGCTCTGTGGCCTGCAGGGCGCTGGCAAGACCACCAGCTGCGGCAAGCTGGCCCTGCGTCTGCGCAAGGACAAGCGCCAGCCGCTGCTGGTGCCGGCCGACGTCTACCGGCCGGCGGCGATTGAGCAACTCAAGACCCTCGGTCGGCAGCTGGACATCCCGGTGTTCGACAGCGCTGCCGACGCTGATCCGGTGGATATCTGCCGTCAGGCCCAGGACTATGCCCGCAACCACGGTTTTGACACGCTGATTCTCGATACTGCCGGCCGCCTGCACATTGACGACACGCTGATGGATGAGTTGGTGCGCATCCGCATGGCACTGAGTCCGCGTGAAATCCTGTTCGTGGCGGATGCCATGACCGGCCAGGACGTGGTCAATGTGGTCGAGCAGTTCGATGCCCGGCTTGACCTCAGCGGCGTGATTCTGACCAAGCTCGATGGCGATGCCCGTGGTGGTGCCGCCCTGTCGGTGCGGGCGGTGACCGGCAAGCCGATCAAGTTTGTCGGTCTGGGCGAGAAAATGGATGCCCTGGAGGTGTTCCACGCCGACCGCATGGCCCAGCGCATTCTTGGCATGGGCGACGTGCTGTCGCTGATCGAAAAGGCTGAGGCTGCCATCGACAAAGATGAAGCCGCGCGCATGGAAAAAAAGATGCGCCAGGACGGCTTCACTCTGGAGACCTTTCGCGATCAGTTACAGATGGTGAAAAAGATGGGCTCGATGGAATCGTTGCTCAAGATGATTCCCGGTGTCGGCCAGGCCATGAAGAAGGCGGGCGGCATGCAGCTGCCCGACAAGGAACTGAAGAAAATCGAAGCCATCATCGGCTCCATGACGCCGCTTGAGCGGCAGAATCACAAGCTGATCAATGGTTCGCGCCGTCTGCGCATCGCCAAGGGCAGTGGTACCCGCATCCAGGATGTCAACCAGTTGCTCAAGCGTTTTACCGAGGCGCAGAAGATGATGAAGAAAATGCAGCAGCTCGGTCCCAAGGGTCTCAAGGGCCTGATGGGGCGGGGCGGCATGCCGTTTTAGCTTTTTCCCGCGCTGCGGAAGGCCGCAGTGGGCGGGGTCAACAGGTGCCTGAGGTTTCAGGCGTTTTTCAACAGAGAGGAAGCGATCCCCATGTCCGTCAAGATCAGATTAGCCCGTGGTGGTGCTAAGAAGAAACCCTTTTACCAGATTGTCGTCGCCGACGAGCGTTGTCCGCGCGATGGCCGTTATGTCGAGAACCTTGGCCAGTACGATCCGCGGCTGACCGACAACAAGGTGACAATCAACAAAGAGCGGGCTCTGGCCTGGCTGAATCGCGGCGCCCAGCCGTCTCAGACCGTGCTGAGCCTGTTGCGCCAGACGGGCGTGTGGAGCACCTTCAAGGGCACACCCAAGGCCTAGGGTGCCGGTGAACGGGATCGAATTGCGTAACGATGCCGGCCCGTTGTTCCGGGTTGGCGTGGTCGTGGCAACCCATGGTCTGCGCGGTGACTTGCGTGTGCGGCCGGCCACGGCCGGTTCACTGGCGCTGGCCGATGCCCGCGAACTGACCGTGCTGCTGCCGTCGGGCGAGCGCTGTCTCCGCACGGCGCGACGGGTGAGTCCCCATGGTGCCTCGCTGTTGCTGGCACTGGAGGGCTGTAGCCATATCGACCAGGCTCAGGCCTACGTCGGCGCTGAGCTGTACATGGCCCAGGCCGATCTGGCGACGCCGGAGGATGGCAGCCTGTACTGGCATCAGTTAGAGGGCCTGCGGGTCATCGACCGGCGGTTGGGCGTGGTCGGTACCCTGGAATCGTTACTGGAAACACCGGGACATGATCTGTATGTCGTCCAGGGCCCCTATGGCGAGGTGTTGCTGCCCGCTGTTGCGGCCATGATTGAAGCGATCGATCTTGAAGCTGGCGAAATGCGGGTCAATCTGCCGGAGGGGCTGATCGGACTCAATGACTGATGCTGAGTGACCGCCTGTCTGGGAGTTGTTGCATGCAGTTCGATGTTCTGACCCTGTTCCCGCACATGTTCGATTCGCCTTTTGCCGACAGCATTGTCGGGCGGGCGTGTCAGCAGGGACGGATTCAATTGCATACGCATCC encodes:
- the ffh gene encoding signal recognition particle protein, which codes for MFDQLSDKFDAVFKKLRGQGRLTEAHVTEALREVRLVLLEADVNFKVVKDFVAAVQQRAVGSDVLKSLTPAQQVIKIVRDELGRLMGEGEDNALDLAASPPVAIMLCGLQGAGKTTSCGKLALRLRKDKRQPLLVPADVYRPAAIEQLKTLGRQLDIPVFDSAADADPVDICRQAQDYARNHGFDTLILDTAGRLHIDDTLMDELVRIRMALSPREILFVADAMTGQDVVNVVEQFDARLDLSGVILTKLDGDARGGAALSVRAVTGKPIKFVGLGEKMDALEVFHADRMAQRILGMGDVLSLIEKAEAAIDKDEAARMEKKMRQDGFTLETFRDQLQMVKKMGSMESLLKMIPGVGQAMKKAGGMQLPDKELKKIEAIIGSMTPLERQNHKLINGSRRLRIAKGSGTRIQDVNQLLKRFTEAQKMMKKMQQLGPKGLKGLMGRGGMPF
- the rpsP gene encoding 30S ribosomal protein S16, which encodes MSVKIRLARGGAKKKPFYQIVVADERCPRDGRYVENLGQYDPRLTDNKVTINKERALAWLNRGAQPSQTVLSLLRQTGVWSTFKGTPKA
- the rimM gene encoding ribosome maturation factor RimM (Essential for efficient processing of 16S rRNA), producing MNGIELRNDAGPLFRVGVVVATHGLRGDLRVRPATAGSLALADARELTVLLPSGERCLRTARRVSPHGASLLLALEGCSHIDQAQAYVGAELYMAQADLATPEDGSLYWHQLEGLRVIDRRLGVVGTLESLLETPGHDLYVVQGPYGEVLLPAVAAMIEAIDLEAGEMRVNLPEGLIGLND